The following are encoded together in the Aerococcus mictus genome:
- a CDS encoding thioesterase family protein, with translation MDTYFTVLPHQLANQVGSGSLEVLSSPWLLGYFENAAVRFLKDHLAEDETTVGTNAQLEHLAPSLLNEEIRIHCELVDHDDRHYHFQMQAYCQDQLIGRLDHRRVKVNKESFMKKAQDNSSLQ, from the coding sequence ATGGATACCTATTTTACTGTTTTACCCCACCAATTGGCTAACCAAGTCGGCTCAGGAAGTTTAGAAGTGCTTTCCAGCCCCTGGCTCTTAGGTTATTTCGAAAATGCAGCAGTCCGATTTTTAAAAGACCACTTAGCGGAAGACGAAACGACCGTGGGAACCAATGCTCAGTTAGAACATTTAGCTCCTAGTCTCTTGAATGAAGAAATCCGCATTCACTGTGAATTGGTTGACCACGATGATCGTCATTACCATTTCCAAATGCAAGCCTATTGCCAAGACCAATTAATTGGTCGTTTAGACCACCGCCGAGTGAAAGTCAATAAAGAGAGCTTTATGAAGAAAGCCCAAGACAATTCATCCCTTCAATAG
- a CDS encoding hemolysin family protein produces MEDPGASSILGQIILILVLTLINAFLAGAEMAFVSVNQGKINQLAEEGDRRAVKVVQLLDKSDDFLSTIQVGITFAGFLSSASAANTFVGYILPYLANIPAAEILATAIVTVILSYISLVFGELFPKQVAIQIPEKYCLFSAGTISFLNKVFTPFVWLLTASTDVLKAIAPIDFTQREERLTRSEMRKLIESGRNDGIIDMDEFRMMQGVLSLDSKLAKGVMVPRTDTFMLDIEDDREENLQLILQSQYSRIPVYRDDKDDILGIVHAKDVLREANRVGFENIQMEDIMREPYFAPETVFIDDLLLEFKRNHLHMAILKDEYGGVVGLVTLEDLIEVIVGDIEDEYDEMSFKYKKVSDDTYIIDGSMPIDKFNQLFNAHIYSGDSDTMAGIIIEQLGRFPQDTINESIQVDDYLFTTTDVDDGRIRKIKVHYQPREEDDE; encoded by the coding sequence ATGGAAGATCCGGGGGCCTCTTCGATCCTAGGACAAATAATTTTAATACTGGTATTAACCTTAATTAACGCTTTCTTAGCTGGGGCAGAAATGGCCTTTGTTTCTGTTAACCAAGGGAAGATCAACCAATTGGCTGAGGAAGGTGACCGCCGCGCTGTAAAAGTGGTCCAATTACTGGATAAGTCGGATGACTTTCTGTCTACGATTCAGGTAGGAATCACCTTTGCTGGGTTCTTATCCTCGGCATCGGCTGCCAATACCTTTGTGGGCTACATCTTGCCCTATTTGGCCAATATTCCCGCTGCCGAAATTCTGGCTACGGCCATCGTTACGGTGATTTTATCTTATATCTCCCTTGTCTTTGGGGAGCTCTTTCCTAAGCAAGTTGCCATCCAAATACCAGAGAAGTACTGCCTGTTCTCGGCAGGAACGATATCATTCTTAAATAAAGTGTTTACGCCTTTCGTCTGGTTATTAACCGCCTCGACTGACGTGCTAAAGGCTATCGCACCGATCGACTTTACCCAAAGAGAAGAACGCTTGACCCGTTCTGAAATGCGGAAGTTAATTGAGAGTGGCCGCAATGACGGAATCATTGATATGGATGAATTTCGGATGATGCAAGGGGTGCTCTCTTTGGATTCCAAGCTGGCTAAGGGCGTGATGGTGCCACGGACAGATACCTTTATGCTGGATATTGAAGATGACCGCGAGGAGAACTTGCAGCTCATTCTGCAGTCCCAATATTCTCGGATTCCGGTTTACCGGGATGACAAAGACGATATTCTAGGCATTGTCCATGCCAAGGACGTTTTACGGGAAGCTAACCGGGTGGGTTTTGAAAATATTCAGATGGAAGACATCATGCGCGAGCCTTACTTTGCACCGGAAACGGTCTTTATCGATGACTTGCTTTTAGAATTTAAGCGTAACCACCTCCATATGGCCATCTTAAAAGATGAATATGGGGGAGTGGTCGGTCTAGTGACCTTGGAAGACCTGATTGAAGTGATTGTCGGGGACATTGAAGATGAGTACGATGAAATGTCCTTTAAATATAAGAAGGTTAGTGATGATACCTATATCATTGACGGAAGTATGCCGATTGATAAGTTTAATCAGCTGTTCAATGCCCATATCTATTCGGGCGACTCCGATACCATGGCCGGTATTATTATTGAACAATTGGGACGTTTTCCCCAAGATACTATTAACGAAAGCATCCAAGTCGATGATTATCTCTTCACCACAACCGATGTAGATGATGGCCGGATTCGTAAAATCAAAGTCCACTACCAACCCCGTGAAGAAGACGACGAATAA
- a CDS encoding ABC transporter permease subunit gives MKTLMTLLKKEFLAQWRGGQLFILVLVFFVIGLMNTALALATPWMLEQIASQDNGLAIQVQAVEVTATMAWEQFFKNLPLAMLCFVFLESQLLTKEYQTGTLILVLTKGLKRSQFLLAKFIFLVSLWTGAYSICWLTTLTYTQYYLGSVNQDDLTLALLAWYGFGLLVVSLLLVASTLAASSSGVLVTLFASLLVFYVLSVFPQSKDYSPILLTEGKALLGEGLDFEDCRQAVYSTAGLILGSLCLSFPLFNRRQL, from the coding sequence ATGAAGACATTAATGACCTTACTGAAAAAAGAATTTTTAGCTCAGTGGCGGGGTGGCCAGCTCTTTATTTTAGTCCTGGTTTTCTTTGTGATTGGCTTAATGAATACCGCCTTGGCCTTGGCAACCCCTTGGATGCTCGAGCAAATTGCTAGCCAAGACAATGGCCTAGCCATCCAGGTTCAAGCGGTGGAAGTGACGGCGACCATGGCCTGGGAGCAGTTCTTTAAAAACCTCCCCCTAGCCATGCTCTGTTTTGTCTTCTTAGAGAGTCAGCTTCTCACTAAGGAATACCAGACGGGGACCTTGATTTTGGTTTTGACCAAGGGCTTGAAACGGAGTCAATTCCTCCTCGCTAAATTTATCTTCCTGGTCAGCCTTTGGACTGGAGCTTATAGTATTTGCTGGCTAACCACCTTGACTTATACCCAATATTATTTGGGCAGTGTTAACCAGGACGACTTAACCCTTGCCCTTTTAGCCTGGTATGGTTTTGGGCTCTTAGTTGTCAGTCTCCTCCTCGTAGCTTCCACCTTGGCAGCTTCCTCTAGTGGGGTCCTAGTGACCTTGTTTGCTAGTCTCTTAGTCTTTTATGTGCTGAGTGTCTTCCCACAAAGTAAGGATTATTCGCCGATCCTTTTAACGGAAGGGAAGGCCCTATTAGGAGAAGGTTTGGATTTTGAGGATTGCCGTCAAGCGGTTTATAGCACGGCAGGCTTGATCCTGGGCAGTCTTTGCCTCAGTTTCCCCCTTTTTAACCGCCGGCAATTGTAA
- a CDS encoding ABC transporter ATP-binding protein — protein MAILTLDHVSKKFGSHTILDDLSLTVPQGSVFGFIGRNGAGKTTTMKLILGLMSADQGQIFVKGERVSYGQTQTNRYIGYLPDVPAFYPFMNGEEYLRFLGQIAGMSVSEAKKRSQELLDLVGLAQDKQRIKGYSRGMKQRLGIAQALMGRPQLLICDEPTSALDPLGRRDILAILSNIRQETTVLFSTHILSDVEKVCSHVALLNQGQIALAGPLEALTRQVGGPSYQVELEKPEDRLSFQAAFPKSQIDQAGKLRFSSQDYPLKVVLAWLADQDLALRQVERVETSLDDLFQEVVR, from the coding sequence ATGGCAATTTTGACCTTGGACCATGTGTCCAAAAAATTTGGCAGTCATACCATCCTCGATGATTTATCCTTAACGGTGCCTCAAGGCAGTGTCTTTGGCTTCATTGGAAGAAATGGGGCCGGCAAGACTACTACCATGAAACTTATCCTGGGCCTCATGTCCGCCGACCAGGGGCAAATTTTTGTCAAGGGCGAGCGGGTCAGTTATGGCCAGACCCAAACCAACCGCTATATTGGTTATCTGCCTGATGTGCCAGCCTTCTATCCCTTTATGAACGGAGAAGAATACCTGCGCTTTTTGGGGCAAATTGCTGGTATGTCAGTCAGTGAGGCCAAGAAACGGAGCCAGGAACTTTTAGACCTGGTAGGCCTAGCCCAAGATAAGCAGCGGATTAAGGGCTATTCGCGGGGCATGAAGCAGCGCTTAGGGATTGCCCAGGCTCTTATGGGACGGCCACAATTATTAATTTGTGACGAACCTACTTCGGCCTTAGATCCCTTAGGACGGCGGGATATTCTAGCGATTTTGTCTAATATTCGCCAGGAAACCACGGTGCTTTTTTCCACCCATATCTTGTCAGATGTTGAAAAAGTCTGTAGCCATGTGGCCCTCTTAAACCAAGGGCAGATTGCCCTAGCTGGCCCTTTGGAAGCCTTGACCCGTCAGGTGGGCGGACCCAGCTACCAGGTGGAACTGGAAAAGCCTGAGGACCGCTTAAGTTTTCAAGCGGCCTTTCCCAAGAGTCAGATCGACCAGGCCGGCAAGTTACGCTTTTCTAGCCAAGACTATCCTTTAAAAGTCGTCTTAGCCTGGTTGGCTGACCAAGACTTAGCTCTCCGGCAAGTTGAGCGGGTGGAGACGTCCTTAGATGATTTATTTCAAGAGGTGGTTCGATGA
- a CDS encoding PLDc N-terminal domain-containing protein: MVIVLMQFVGPILYLIFGKEED; this comes from the coding sequence GTGGTGATCGTCTTGATGCAATTTGTTGGCCCCATCCTCTATCTCATCTTCGGTAAGGAGGAGGACTGA
- a CDS encoding MerR family transcriptional regulator, producing the protein MATYTSGELAKLAGVTVRTVQYYHKRGLVLPTSISEGGRRLYSQGDLNQMKTISFLKDLGFSLDDIKQVLDEDNARDLIDLLIDQQIQALELKRQEEEIQLDRLRALQKSLNSFTDLSATGLSSIAKMMNKRKHVQQLHLFILLTALPISLLAGLAIFLLVTQGSFAWLTLYFILAIPYGLGISRYYFKQVAYICPECHYDFQPDLKAAILAKHTPYTRKLSCPHCHYHGYCVETLAQKEGDHHE; encoded by the coding sequence ATGGCAACTTATACAAGTGGTGAATTGGCTAAATTAGCGGGGGTGACTGTGAGAACGGTCCAGTACTACCACAAACGCGGTCTGGTTCTTCCCACCAGTATTTCCGAAGGGGGCCGGCGTTTATATTCCCAAGGCGACCTCAATCAAATGAAGACGATCAGCTTTTTGAAAGACCTGGGCTTTTCCCTAGACGATATTAAACAAGTCCTAGATGAGGACAATGCTCGGGACTTGATTGATTTATTAATCGACCAACAGATCCAAGCCTTGGAGCTTAAGCGCCAGGAAGAAGAAATCCAGCTCGACCGACTTAGAGCCCTGCAAAAAAGCCTCAATTCATTTACTGACCTTTCTGCCACCGGCTTATCGAGCATTGCCAAAATGATGAATAAACGTAAACATGTTCAACAATTACATCTTTTTATCCTATTAACGGCCTTGCCGATTAGCCTCTTAGCAGGCTTAGCGATTTTTTTACTCGTGACCCAAGGGAGTTTTGCCTGGTTGACCCTCTATTTCATCCTGGCTATCCCTTATGGACTCGGTATTAGCCGGTATTACTTCAAGCAAGTGGCCTATATTTGTCCGGAGTGCCATTATGACTTTCAACCGGACTTGAAGGCAGCAATTCTTGCTAAACATACCCCTTATACTCGGAAACTAAGCTGTCCGCATTGCCACTACCATGGCTACTGCGTCGAAACTCTCGCTCAGAAAGAAGGAGACCATCATGAATAA
- a CDS encoding QueT transporter family protein has product MQENKTRPLVINALVAAIYVVIYFIAPQIAYGPIQFRLSEGLNHLNAFDRRYKWGVVAGVFIANFYGFANGLGWYDLVFGTFHTVISFLICDWIYPKLPSVKARLGATTVIFSLMIFIVAFELNLAFQLPFWYTYFTLVVSELIVLAITAPLMYWIDRQVHFHEKIA; this is encoded by the coding sequence ATGCAAGAGAATAAAACCCGGCCCTTAGTCATTAATGCCTTAGTGGCTGCAATTTATGTGGTGATCTACTTTATCGCCCCGCAAATTGCCTATGGACCGATTCAATTTCGCCTATCCGAAGGGCTCAACCATTTGAACGCTTTTGACCGCCGCTATAAATGGGGTGTGGTGGCAGGTGTTTTCATTGCTAATTTTTATGGCTTTGCCAATGGCTTAGGCTGGTATGACCTGGTCTTTGGGACCTTCCATACGGTCATTAGTTTCTTGATTTGTGATTGGATCTACCCTAAGCTTCCTTCCGTTAAGGCCCGCTTAGGCGCGACGACAGTGATTTTCTCATTGATGATTTTCATTGTGGCATTTGAACTGAATCTAGCCTTCCAATTACCTTTCTGGTACACCTACTTCACCTTAGTGGTCAGCGAGCTGATTGTCTTAGCCATCACAGCACCACTCATGTACTGGATCGACCGTCAAGTCCACTTCCACGAAAAAATCGCATAA
- a CDS encoding MFS transporter — protein sequence MRGNKKLFLRRGYPLLANYGISLIGDTLYLFAINWFLVSQTQNTALLGKINSMSTSVLLFSNILVGPLVDQVNRKKLLIFSDIMSFLACLACSLLYKDYLDDQLILILTSAILSIALAINSPAAKAIVPHVVLGEDIERFNSIQNTLSSIIKVGAPIIGSLILAVNNNFNFFILINSLSFLLSALIIASVPYYEDNKLDANQSLQFHTHFVSGLKYVFSMKKILGVMVFISLLNFIMTAYELVIPFAINVLLKGSDKTYSLVLSTEALGGILGGVILTYRGSGQSEESFIQDVKYLAVVLLMAGFFQSLFFMFLCAWVNGFYLVQINAKVFTIIQKHSDQEFLGRVFSLLFVFSSLFSPLANGVFGS from the coding sequence TTGAGAGGAAATAAAAAGTTATTTTTAAGAAGGGGTTACCCTTTACTGGCAAATTATGGGATTTCCTTAATTGGTGATACCCTTTACCTATTTGCCATCAATTGGTTCCTCGTTTCTCAAACTCAAAATACGGCACTACTAGGAAAAATAAATAGTATGAGTACTTCAGTCTTATTGTTTTCCAATATCCTAGTCGGACCGCTTGTTGATCAAGTGAATCGAAAAAAATTATTAATCTTTTCAGACATCATGAGTTTTTTAGCCTGCTTAGCCTGTTCTCTATTATATAAAGATTATCTTGATGATCAATTAATCTTGATTCTTACCAGTGCTATATTAAGTATCGCTTTGGCCATCAATTCTCCAGCAGCCAAGGCTATTGTCCCTCATGTGGTCTTAGGGGAGGATATTGAGCGCTTTAATTCTATCCAAAATACCCTATCAAGTATCATTAAGGTAGGAGCTCCGATTATCGGTTCGCTAATTCTCGCTGTTAATAATAATTTTAATTTCTTTATTCTAATAAACTCCTTATCTTTTTTATTATCAGCACTCATCATTGCTTCTGTGCCTTACTATGAGGACAATAAACTAGATGCCAATCAGTCCCTTCAATTTCATACCCATTTTGTCTCTGGCTTAAAGTATGTCTTCAGTATGAAAAAGATTTTAGGGGTCATGGTCTTTATTTCCTTATTAAACTTTATCATGACTGCTTATGAATTAGTTATTCCCTTTGCCATCAATGTTTTGTTAAAGGGATCTGATAAGACATATAGCCTGGTCCTTAGTACAGAAGCACTTGGCGGTATTCTTGGAGGCGTGATACTCACCTATCGTGGGAGTGGTCAATCAGAAGAAAGTTTTATCCAAGATGTAAAGTATCTAGCAGTCGTCTTGTTAATGGCGGGTTTTTTTCAGAGTCTTTTCTTTATGTTCCTGTGTGCCTGGGTGAATGGCTTTTACCTGGTTCAAATTAACGCCAAGGTGTTTACCATTATACAGAAGCATAGTGACCAGGAATTTTTAGGTCGGGTATTTTCCTTGCTCTTTGTTTTTAGCTCTTTGTTTTCACCTTTAGCCAATGGTGTATTTGGCAGCTGA
- a CDS encoding DUF2179 domain-containing protein, producing MNLYILLFIFGINLIYIMLNTIRTLLAMRGYRSIAPFIAMIEVTIYTIGLSVVMKYLDTPIYLVVYALGYGIGIYLGILLEDKIALGHAVIQIFTQSTDNHLAQSLRQQGYGVTVQTGYGRDGDRLIMTVLTPRSREQQVCRTIEAIDPKVFYISYDAKYIHGGFWTKRLRPSLPHPRKPMKKKANKQGESESGTKKN from the coding sequence ATGAACCTGTATATTTTACTTTTTATCTTTGGAATTAACTTAATTTACATTATGCTCAATACTATCCGCACCTTGTTAGCTATGCGGGGTTATCGGTCCATTGCGCCCTTTATTGCCATGATTGAGGTGACTATCTATACCATCGGGCTTTCTGTGGTGATGAAATACCTGGATACCCCGATCTACCTGGTGGTTTATGCCCTAGGTTACGGGATTGGGATCTACCTGGGCATTCTCTTAGAAGATAAGATTGCCCTGGGGCATGCAGTGATTCAGATTTTTACCCAGTCGACCGATAATCATTTGGCCCAAAGCTTGCGCCAACAAGGTTATGGGGTGACGGTGCAGACTGGTTACGGCCGGGATGGTGACCGCTTAATCATGACGGTCTTAACTCCACGATCACGGGAGCAGCAAGTCTGCCGGACCATTGAAGCCATTGATCCCAAAGTCTTCTATATCTCCTATGATGCCAAATACATCCACGGTGGTTTTTGGACCAAGCGTTTGCGCCCCAGTCTTCCCCATCCTAGAAAGCCGATGAAGAAAAAAGCCAATAAGCAGGGGGAGAGTGAAAGTGGGACAAAGAAAAATTAA
- the acpS gene encoding holo-ACP synthase yields the protein MIKGIGTDLVDIKRIEKAQKQRPDFASRVLTASEREAMEANSSWKRQMEFLSGRWAAKEAFAKALGTGIGLALSFQDLEILNDPKGRPCLNTAVYSGKIFLSITHTDDYAQAFVVLEE from the coding sequence ATGATTAAAGGGATAGGTACTGACTTAGTTGACATCAAACGGATTGAAAAAGCGCAAAAGCAGCGCCCCGATTTTGCCAGTCGGGTCTTAACAGCAAGTGAACGAGAAGCCATGGAAGCCAATAGTAGCTGGAAGCGGCAGATGGAATTTCTTTCGGGACGCTGGGCAGCTAAAGAGGCCTTTGCTAAGGCCTTGGGGACGGGCATTGGTCTGGCCCTATCCTTCCAGGACTTAGAAATATTAAATGACCCAAAGGGACGTCCCTGCCTGAACACCGCCGTCTATTCGGGCAAGATTTTTCTCTCGATTACCCATACCGATGACTATGCCCAAGCCTTTGTGGTCTTAGAAGAATAA
- a CDS encoding DEAD/DEAH box helicase — MKFEELNLDPRLLQAVKNMGFEEATPIQAQTIPYALEGRDVLGQAQTGTGKTAAFGLPLLEKIDHHTDHIQALVIAPTRELAIQNGQELYRLGKEKGVRTVNVYGGANIRRQIHQIKKGAPVVVGTPGRLIDLMKRKVLNLNFIETLVLDEADEMLNMGFIEDIETIIRATPSNRQTLLFSATMPKEIQRIGEHFMQDPVTVKIEAKEMTADTIDQYFTKCHDREKFDLLTRFIDVSHAKLAIVFARTKRRVDEVSRGLIERGYQAEGIHGDLSQEKRSSIMKDFKDGRLEILVATDVAARGLDISNVTHVYNYDIPQDPESYVHRIGRTGRAGKGGMSITFVSNHEMGYLRTIENLTHKKMSPLRPPTEEEAFTGQIKQSLAAVEELLEEDRDDQYEEVVNYLSENYTAEQLALAVVRSQMKDKNDVKVSITPERPLGRKRSDKNRGKSHSKNRGQHKGRNHHSKQRPKNNKGQGKSKHTGKNKRNQAKKGNKPARNQSTKQSFTIR; from the coding sequence ATGAAATTTGAAGAACTTAATTTAGATCCTAGACTGCTCCAAGCGGTCAAGAATATGGGCTTTGAAGAAGCCACCCCAATCCAAGCACAAACCATTCCCTACGCCTTAGAAGGACGGGATGTTTTAGGTCAGGCCCAAACTGGTACCGGAAAAACCGCTGCCTTTGGCCTACCCCTCTTAGAAAAAATCGACCACCATACTGACCATATCCAAGCCCTGGTGATCGCACCAACCCGGGAATTAGCTATCCAAAATGGCCAAGAACTTTACCGGCTAGGTAAGGAAAAGGGCGTCCGCACGGTCAATGTTTACGGTGGGGCCAATATCCGCCGGCAAATCCACCAAATTAAAAAAGGCGCTCCAGTCGTTGTGGGAACGCCCGGTCGGTTAATCGATTTAATGAAACGCAAGGTCTTAAACTTAAACTTTATCGAAACCTTGGTCCTAGATGAAGCCGATGAAATGCTTAATATGGGCTTTATCGAAGATATTGAAACCATTATCCGCGCTACTCCGTCTAACCGGCAAACCTTGCTCTTCTCAGCCACCATGCCCAAGGAAATCCAACGCATTGGTGAGCACTTCATGCAAGACCCGGTAACCGTTAAAATCGAAGCTAAGGAAATGACCGCAGATACCATCGATCAATACTTTACCAAGTGCCATGACCGGGAAAAATTTGATCTTTTAACCCGCTTTATTGATGTTAGCCATGCCAAACTGGCTATTGTCTTTGCCCGGACCAAACGCCGGGTGGATGAAGTTAGTCGCGGACTGATTGAACGGGGCTATCAGGCTGAAGGGATCCATGGGGACCTCTCCCAGGAAAAACGCTCTAGCATTATGAAGGACTTTAAAGACGGCCGCTTGGAAATCTTAGTGGCTACTGATGTGGCTGCCCGTGGTTTAGATATTAGTAATGTGACCCATGTCTATAACTATGATATCCCCCAAGACCCTGAAAGCTATGTCCACCGGATTGGCCGGACCGGACGGGCAGGTAAGGGCGGTATGTCGATTACCTTTGTCTCAAACCATGAAATGGGTTACCTGCGTACCATTGAAAACCTAACCCACAAAAAAATGTCTCCTCTCCGTCCACCAACGGAAGAAGAAGCCTTCACGGGTCAAATCAAGCAATCTCTAGCTGCGGTTGAGGAACTCTTAGAAGAAGACCGTGATGACCAATACGAAGAAGTGGTCAACTACCTCAGCGAAAACTATACCGCGGAACAATTAGCCTTGGCCGTGGTTCGCTCTCAAATGAAGGATAAAAATGATGTCAAGGTGTCTATCACGCCTGAACGGCCTTTAGGGCGGAAACGTTCTGATAAGAACCGGGGCAAGTCCCACTCTAAAAACCGAGGCCAGCATAAGGGGAGAAATCACCACTCCAAGCAAAGACCTAAAAACAATAAAGGCCAAGGCAAGTCTAAGCATACCGGCAAGAATAAGCGCAACCAGGCTAAGAAAGGCAACAAGCCAGCTAGAAACCAATCCACTAAGCAATCATTTACCATTCGTTAA
- a CDS encoding UDP-N-acetylmuramoyl-tripeptide--D-alanyl-D-alanine ligase — protein sequence MKALAINEIVKAVGAVDYDSTAAHHLITSVAFNSKEIKPGGLFIPLKAARDGHDFIQDAIDHGAQATLWANDPADAPSEIPVIQVEDTFTAFVDLAKYYLGLIGPKVIAVTGSAGKTTTKDMTAATLSTTFNVYKTQGNYNNQLGVPFTILSMPEDTEVLVVEMGMSGPGEIRFLAQLCPMDVAVITMIGESHIEFLGSRENIAKAKLEILEGLKEDGTFIYPGDEPLIDQAVVDMPEIKKIRVGLDDSEDVYAENIVNEREHTHFYTNLSPNVELSIPVSGDYNVKNALMACAVAYSQGLAVEQIKTPLSQFKLTANRSEWLLGKDDIQILNDTYNANPSAMRAVIRNFSQLERSAVTSHKVLVLGDMLELGKYSASMHASIADEIDRPHIDGVYLYGKEMQALATALQEKGFPEDKIHYYPEDKAALIEDLLAQVHPQDQILVKASHGMGLAEVVTALKA from the coding sequence ATGAAAGCATTAGCCATCAATGAGATTGTCAAAGCCGTGGGGGCAGTAGACTATGATTCCACAGCTGCCCATCACTTGATTACGTCGGTAGCCTTTAATTCTAAGGAAATCAAGCCAGGGGGGTTGTTTATCCCCTTGAAAGCTGCCCGGGATGGCCACGATTTTATCCAAGATGCCATCGACCATGGGGCCCAAGCCACCTTGTGGGCCAATGATCCCGCCGATGCCCCTAGTGAGATCCCGGTTATCCAGGTGGAAGACACCTTCACCGCCTTTGTTGACCTGGCCAAATATTATCTAGGGCTCATTGGGCCTAAGGTGATTGCCGTTACCGGTTCCGCTGGCAAGACCACTACCAAGGATATGACCGCGGCTACCTTATCAACTACCTTTAATGTCTATAAGACCCAGGGCAATTATAATAACCAACTGGGCGTTCCCTTTACTATCCTCTCCATGCCGGAAGATACTGAAGTCCTGGTAGTCGAAATGGGGATGTCAGGACCTGGTGAAATTCGCTTTCTCGCCCAACTCTGTCCCATGGATGTTGCGGTGATTACTATGATCGGGGAGAGCCATATTGAATTCCTCGGCTCGCGGGAAAACATTGCCAAGGCCAAGCTAGAAATCCTAGAAGGCTTAAAGGAAGACGGTACCTTCATTTACCCAGGCGACGAGCCCTTGATTGACCAAGCGGTGGTCGACATGCCGGAAATCAAAAAGATCCGGGTAGGTCTGGATGACTCTGAGGATGTCTATGCCGAAAATATTGTTAACGAACGCGAGCATACCCACTTTTATACCAACTTGTCGCCTAATGTGGAATTATCGATTCCCGTGAGTGGGGACTATAACGTGAAGAATGCCCTGATGGCCTGTGCGGTAGCCTATAGCCAAGGCTTAGCGGTGGAACAAATTAAAACACCCCTGAGTCAGTTTAAGCTAACGGCCAACCGTAGTGAGTGGTTGCTGGGTAAGGATGACATCCAAATTCTTAACGATACCTATAACGCCAACCCCAGTGCTATGCGGGCAGTCATCCGTAATTTCTCACAATTAGAACGTTCCGCTGTCACCAGCCATAAGGTATTGGTCTTAGGGGATATGTTAGAATTAGGTAAGTACAGCGCCAGCATGCATGCCAGCATCGCTGATGAGATTGATAGACCTCATATTGATGGGGTATACCTCTATGGTAAAGAAATGCAAGCCTTGGCAACAGCCCTTCAGGAAAAGGGTTTCCCTGAAGATAAGATTCATTACTATCCTGAAGATAAGGCGGCTTTAATTGAGGATTTACTGGCCCAAGTTCACCCCCAAGACCAAATTCTGGTCAAAGCCAGCCATGGTATGGGACTGGCCGAAGTCGTTACTGCCTTAAAAGCTTAA